In Leishmania major strain Friedlin complete genome, chromosome 12, one genomic interval encodes:
- a CDS encoding putative surface antigen protein 2 — protein MAQCVRRLVLAATLAAAVALLLCTSSAPVARAAGTNDFTAAQRTNTLAVLQAFGRAIPELEKKWAGNDFCSWELIKCNKMGVYVTGISPTYAGTLPEMPVNVDYRHVMIRDLWLWNMSLLSGTLPDSWGKLEGLTSLKLSGNKVSGTLPASWHSMKRLSFLIIEESGGITGALPPEWSSMPNLQTLQLRRLKLSGTLPAEWSSWKSLVNVFLEDTPITGLLPPEWGSLERIQQLVLEKSKLTGPLPPQWSSMRSLSLLNLNGAKVSGTLPPEWSGMSKAAYFWLNNCDLSGTLPPQWSSMPNLRGVSLKGNRFCGCVPDSWANKADLAVEIEDKHKGSDCLAGKDCTTTTTKLPTTTTTTTKPPTTTTTTTTTTTTKPPTTTTTTTKPPTTTTTTTKPPTTTTTTTKPPTTTTTTTKLPTTTTTTTKPPTTTTTTTTTTTTTTTTTKPPITTATTTKPPTTTTTTTKPPTTITSTTKLPTTTTTEAPAEPTTTATPTNTPTPAPETECEVDGCEVCEGDSAARCARCREDYFLTDERTCLVYCDGGVAAVSSGVAAAAVVCVAVLFSVGLAA, from the coding sequence atggcgcagtgcgtgcgtcggctggtgctggcggcgacgctcgccgctgcggtggcgctgctgctgtgcacgagcagtgcgccggtggcgcgtgctgctgggaCGAACGACTtcactgcggcgcagcggacgaacacgctggcggtgctgcaggcgtttgGGCGTGCGATCCCTGAGCTTGAGAAGAAGTGGGCGGGCAACGACTTCTGCTCGTGGGAGCTTATCAAGTGTAATAAGATGGGAGTGTACGTGACGGGAATCAGTCCAACGTatgccggcacgctgccggagatgcCTGTGAACGTCGACTACAGGCACGTCATGATCCGGGATTTGTGGCTCTGGAATatgtcgctgctgagcgGGACGCTGCCGGACAGCTGGGGCAAGCTGGAAGGACTGACTTCCCTTAAGTTGTCGGGCAACAAAGTGAGCGGTACGCTGCCCGCCTCATGGCACTCGATGAAGCGGCTGTCATTCTTGATAATTGAAGAATCTGGCGGCATCaccggcgcgctgccgcccgagtgGAGCTCGATGCCTAATTTACAGACTCTGCAGCTAAGGCGACTAAAACTGAGCGGTACGCTGCCTGCGGAGTGGAGCTCTTGGAAATCACTAGTGAACGTCTTTCTTGAGGACACGCCGATCACAGGCTTGTTGCCCCCGGAGTGGGGCTCGCTGGAGAGAATACAGCAGCTGGTTCTAGAGAAATCGAAGCTGACcggccctctccctcctcagTGGAGCTCGATGAGATCGCTGAGCCTTCTGAACCTGAATGGCGCAaaggtctccggcacgctgccgcccgagtgGAGTGGGATGTCGAAGGCCGCATACTTCTGGCTGAACAACTGCGACCtgtccggcacgctgccgccccagtggtCGTCGATGCCAAACCTGCGCGGCGTCTCACTGAAGGGCAACCGCTTTtgcgggtgtgtgccggACTCGTGGGCCAACAAGGCTGATCTTGCTGTGGAAATCGAGGACAAgcacaagggcagcgactgctTGGCTGGTAAGGACTgcacaacgaccaccactaagctccccaccacgacaacgaccaccactaagccccccaccacgacaacgaccaccacgacaacgaccaccactaagccccccaccacgaccacgaccaccacaaaaccccccaccacgaccacgaccaccacaaaaccccccaccacgacaacgaccaccacaaaaccccccaccacgacaacgaccaccactaagctccccaccacgacaacgaccaccacaaaaccccccaccacgacaacgaccaccacgacaacgaccaccacgaccacgaccaccactaagccCCCCATCACGACAGCGACCACCACTAAACCCCCTaccacgaccacgaccaccactaagccgCCGACCACGATAACGAGCACTACTAAGCTGCCCACCACAACCACCACTGAGGCACCGGCTGAACCCACGACCACTGCTACCCCAACAAACACGCCGACTCCTGCACCAGAGACGGAGTgcgaggtggatgggtgtgaggtgtgcgagggggactccgctgcgaggtgcgcgaggtgccgtGAGGACTACTTCCTGACGGACGAGAGGACGTGCCTGGTGTActgcgatggcggtgttgctgctgtgtcgagcggagtggcggcagcagctgttgtgtgcgtggctgtgctgttcagcgtggggctggcggcgtga
- a CDS encoding promastigote surface antigen protein 2 PSA2 yields the protein MAQCVRRLVLAATLAAAVALLLCTSSAPVARAAGTGDFTAAQRTNTLAVLQAFGRAIPKLGEKWAGNDFCSWEAVLCNAPDVYVSGISPTYAGTLPEMPVNVDYRHVVIRRLDFSEMGPGLSGTLPASWHSMTSLESLSIEKCESISGSVPPEWGSMTSLSVLNLRGTGISGTLPPQWSGMSKARSLQLQDCDLSGSLPSSWSAIPMLASVSLKGNKFCGCVPDSWDQKAGLVVDIEDKHKGSDCLAAKDCATTTTKPSATTATTPNLTNFPPTPRTTTEPLTTTSTEAPAEPTTTTEAPAEPTTTATPTNTPTPAPETECEVDGCEVCEGDSAARCARCREDYFLTDEKTCLKHNDGGVAAVSSGVAAAAVVCVAVLFSVGLAA from the coding sequence atggcgcagtgcgtgcgtcggctggtgctggcggcgacgctcgccgctgcggtggcgctgctgctgtgcacgagcagtgcgccggtggcgcgtgctgctgggaCGGGCGACTtcactgcggcgcagcggacgaacacgctggcggtgctgcaggcgtttgGGCGTGCGATCCCTAAGCTTGGGGAGAAGTGGGCGGGCAACGACTTCTGCTCGTGGGAGGCCGTCTTGTGCAATGCGCCGGACGTGTACGTGTCGGGAATCAGTCCGACGTatgccggcacgctgccggagatgcCTGTGAACGTCGACTACAGGCACGTCGTGATCAGGCGGCTCGACTTTTCCGAAATGGGGCCGGGGCTGAGCGGGACGCTGCCCGCCTCATGGCACTCGATGACATCTTTGGAGTCGTTGTCGATTGAAAAGTGTGAAAGCATCTCCGGCAGTGTGCCCCCCGAGTGGGGCTCGATGACATCGCTGAGTGTTCTCAATCTGCGGGGCACAGgcatctccggcacgctgccgccccagtggagtGGGATGTCGAAGGCCCGgtccctgcagctgcaggactGCGACCTGTCCGGCAGTCTGCCCTCTTCGTGGTCTGCGATACCGATGCTGGCTTCCGTCTCTCTTAAGGGCAACAAGttctgcgggtgtgtgccggACTCGTGGGATCAGAAGGCTGGTCTTGTTGTGGACATCGAGGACAAgcacaagggcagcgactgctTGGCTGCTAAGGACTGCgcaacgaccaccactaagccCTCCGCCACGACAGCGACCACCCCGAACCTCACTAACTTTCCCCCTACGCCGAGGACCACGACTGAGCCGCTTACCACAACCAGCACTGAGGCACCGGCTGAACCCACAACCACCACTGAGGCACCGGCTGAACCCACGACCACTGCTACCCCAACAAACACGCCGACTCCTGCACCAGAGACGGAGTgcgaggtggatgggtgtgaggtgtgcgagggggactccgctgcgaggtgcgcgaggtgccgtGAGGACTACTTCCTGACGGACGAGAAGACGTGCCTGAAGCACAacgatggcggtgttgctgctgtgtcgagcggagtggcagcagcagctgttgtgtgcgtggctgtgctgttcagcgtggggctggcggcgtga